From Mesotoga infera:
ACGGTCCGGAACAGGTATCTGTCTATCCAATGATGCGCTTCACGGATACAGCTTACAAAAGCACTAAGAACGATCCCGAGAAGGAACTGGATATACTGGAAGAGTTGGAAAACACCGCTCTCTCAAATGGTTACATCAGGGATTCCCTTTGGACTTTCAAGAAGGTGGATGAGGGGAGAAAATACAGCTCCGTCTCACGTGAATTCTTTATGGGAATTGGTACGAGCGCCTCTTCCTTCAATGGAAAGGAGTTTCGAACTAACACCTTTTCGCTTGAAGAATACTTCTCATTTCTCGATACCGGGAAGCTTCCTGTCCGCAAGACGATCAAGATGAAAAAATTCTCGGCGATCCTCTATTACTCTTTCTGGGCGCTTTATGGTGGTCAACTAGATCTCAGCCGTGTTGAAGAACTCTTTGGAAGACTTCCGCTGAGGATGGGATGCCTCCTTAACTCGGCAACTGCAAGAGGCTATCTACAAAGAGAGAAAGAAATCATCAAACCAACGATGAGTGGCGTAAGGAAACTCCACATAATCGAAGAATGGCTGACCTACAATTTTATCGATCAAATATGGACCGATTTGAGAAGAGAAGCAAGAGATCACTCCGTTTCAAGTGAATCGCTACTGTAAAAGCTTTCGGGATCTTCGAAAGAAAATCTGCCTGCCTTCCCGGCAGCGACCTCCCTGAGAAAAGTGTGGGCTCCTCTGGTTGTGTCGAGCGCCCCCTGTCTGGCAAGGTAGTTTCTTCTTCTGCAGAACTTCTCGACAAACTCCTCTCCATCGGCGAATTTCTCACCGAGGTAATCCTCAATGGGAACCTCGCCATATCTTTCGACAACTAAGGAAAGCACCCTTTCGAAGGCGTCAAGCGGATCAAATTTCTCGTACGGTAGGGAACCTACCGCCAAAAGTTTCGTCGTTACGTGCCGAGAGCGAAGTTCAGAGTATAGAATTCCCGGCGTGTCGAGAACGGCAATACTTTGAGAGACATTTATCCACTG
This genomic window contains:
- a CDS encoding radical SAM protein — encoded protein: MGLTERVMELGKRLFRIEEVDGRGPMAFDTPPGLYIHVPFCPDFCGFCPYNKIKYDSKLTGNYLIALKREADLERIGYFSSIYIGGGTPSYDLELLNGIVSHFREMTSGEIALEVHPADASSKRLEKIREIGVNFVSLGIQSFDDYTLNSMGRKRQDSGVSLNSIAETTSAGFDFVDVDLIFDYQLERRRIVEDLKTAISYGPEQVSVYPMMRFTDTAYKSTKNDPEKELDILEELENTALSNGYIRDSLWTFKKVDEGRKYSSVSREFFMGIGTSASSFNGKEFRTNTFSLEEYFSFLDTGKLPVRKTIKMKKFSAILYYSFWALYGGQLDLSRVEELFGRLPLRMGCLLNSATARGYLQREKEIIKPTMSGVRKLHIIEEWLTYNFIDQIWTDLRREARDHSVSSESLL